A single Cannabis sativa cultivar Pink pepper isolate KNU-18-1 chromosome 7, ASM2916894v1, whole genome shotgun sequence DNA region contains:
- the LOC115697275 gene encoding photosystem I reaction center subunit III, chloroplastic, protein MSLTIPTNLSKSMLKPRLSNTPRLPQKSSFVVCSAAQPEKISSSSAAVESQLKAFSAALALSSILISAAPMPAAADIAGLTPCKDSKQFAKREKQQIKKLESSLKLYAADSAPALAINATIEKTKRRFDFYGKSGLLCGADGLPHLIVSGDQRHWGEFITPGLLFLYIAGWIGWVGRSYLIAIRGEKKPTQKEIIIDVPLATGLVFRGFSWPVAAYREFVNGDLIAKDV, encoded by the coding sequence ATGTCTCTCACAATCCCCACTAACCTCTCAAAATCCATGCTCAAGCCTAGGCTGAGCAACACACCAAGATTGCCGCAGAAATCGAGCTTCGTTGTCTGCTCCGCCGCCCAGCCGGAGAAGATTTCTTCCTCTTCCGCAGCCGTAGAGAGCCAGCTGAAGGCGTTCTCCGCGGCTCTAGCTCTGTCATCGATCCTAATCTCGGCCGCGCCGATGCCAGCCGCAGCCGACATCGCCGGGCTGACGCCGTGTAAGGATTCGAAGCAGTTCGCCAAGCGCGAGAAGCAGCAGATCAAGAAGCTAGAATCGTCGCTGAAGCTGTACGCGGCTGACTCTGCTCCGGCTCTGGCCATCAACGCGACGATCGAGAAGACGAAGAGGCGATTCGACTTCTACGGAAAATCGGGGCTGTTGTGCGGTGCGGATGGGCTGCCGCACCTGATCGTGAGCGGTGACCAGAGGCATTGGGGTGAGTTTATCACGCCTGGATTGCTGTTCTTGTACATCGCCGGTTGGATTGGGTGGGTCGGACGGAGCTACCTAATCGCCATTAGAGGAGAGAAGAAGCCGACGCAGAAGGAGATTATTATCGATGTGCCTTTGGCTACTGGTTTGGTTTTCAGAGGGTTCAGTTGGCCTGTTGCTGCTTACAGAGAGTTCGTTAATGGTGATCTTATTGCCAAGGATGTCTAA
- the LOC115697830 gene encoding SWR1 complex subunit 2 has product MDDSKEDTPVFLDRTSRPTRGKRMTKLLDDEVEVDELFWNQEALKDEEDDVNYEEEGEVADEFDSDFDEDEPEPEEADNNEVDERVRQKKRLIYPGKTLVKRKQKKKKVLSDLEDHHKDDEEEETDKKNEQPTEQPQDAPEDVEGERIVRKSTRTAVINRQAERDAIRAALQATMRPIKRKKEGEEKRMTQEEMLLEAAQTEIMNLRNLEKVLAREEEVKKRAIIHKAVYSGPQIRYYSKDGCSYLEFSKGLSFQSQISTTPVPYPEKVVCAVTGLPAKYRDPKTGLPYATKEAFKILRERFLYENRGVQKDMDMGNLFDSLSTNGFSAKRKRSVMPDKRELSYSRHFARFRQIPALEEEVSD; this is encoded by the exons ATGGATGACTCCAAGGAAGATACTCCTGTTTTCCTCGACCGTACATCTCGGCCTACCAGGGGGAAGAG GATGACCAAATTGTTAGATGATGAAGTTGAAGTTGACGAGTTGTTTTGGAACCAGGAGGCTCTTAAAGAT GAAGAGGATGATGTTAACTATGAGGAAGAGGGAGAAGTTGCTGATGAATTCGATAGTGACTTCGATGAAGAT GAGCCGGAGCCAGAAGAAGCGGACAACAATGAAGTAGATGAAAG GGTGCGACAAAAGAAGCGGCTGATATATCCAGGGAAGACTTTGGTGAAGAGAaagcaaaagaagaagaaagtgcTCTCCGATTTGGAAGATCATCATAAGGATGATGAGGAGGAAGAGactgataaaaaaaatgaacagCCCACTGAACAACCTCAGGATGCCCCTGAGGATGTTGAAGGAGAAAGAATTGTGAGGAAGTCTACGAGAACAGCAGTTATCAATAGACAAGCGGAGAGAGATGCCATACGTGCAGCCTTGCAAGCTACCATGAGG CCAATAAAGAGGAAAAAGGAAGGTGAAGAGAAGAGGATGACCCAAGAAGAAATGCTCTTGGAGGCTGCCCAAACAG AAATCATGAACTTGAGGAATTTGGAGAAAGTTTTAGCAAGGGAGGAAGAAGTTAAGAAAAGAGCAATTATACATAAAGCTGTCTACAGTGGTCCACAAATAAGATACTATTCAAAAGATg GTTGTTCTTATCTGGAATTTAGTAAAGGGTTGTCATTTCAGTCGCAGATATCAACAACACCTGTTCCAT ATCCTGAGAAAGTTGTCTGTGCAGTTACTGGGTTACCTGCTAA ATATCGTGATCCAAAGACAGGGTTGCCTTATGCCACAAAAGAAGCATTTAAAATTTTACGCGAGCG TTTCCTATATGAAAATCGTGGTGTCCAGAAAGACATGGACATGGGAAATTTGTTCGATTCGCTTTCTACGAATGGTTTTTCAGCAAAGCGGAAAAGATCAGTTATGCCAGATAAAAGAGAACTGTCATATTCTCGACATTTTGCACGTTTCCGCCAAATTCCAGCACTAGAAGAGGAAGTTTCAGATTAG